The Sphingobium sp. BYY-5 genome includes a window with the following:
- a CDS encoding dihydrodipicolinate reductase, with protein MQLSGFGRRKLCDGPGAGGEWRHVHRLIPIATAARTQGKSEAGDISVASLRDAMATRMGQRFMTAIRTQAHMGSRPIRVVQWATGTVGKAAMRAVITHPKLELVGVKVYASAKEGKDAGELCNMPATGVLAVSKLADILALKPDCLLYMPESTDLDDVCALLEGGINISSTRAEFFNPAAMAPEMRERIERACRIGQSSIHSSGSSPGFITEALPLTLLSLSRRLDLLTIEEFANCIDGCSEEMLMQIMGFGETPENFRARIFSERDQVFNHSLSALAKAIGIEIDRFEVRSEIALAREPTKLHQSTIAAGSVGGQRMITTGYRKDRPIMRFQCTWFVTPDLQPSWPLQADGWRINIEGDTPLDISIGFPIAPDQRAQILPNLTAHRPVNAVEAICAAQAGILTTAELPQILAYVA; from the coding sequence ATGCAACTATCTGGCTTCGGACGGCGCAAGCTATGTGACGGGCCAGGTGCTGGCGGTGAATGGCGGCATGTTCATCGGCTGATACCGATTGCGACCGCCGCGCGGACGCAAGGCAAATCCGAAGCTGGCGACATTTCAGTCGCAAGCCTGCGCGATGCAATGGCGACGAGAATGGGGCAGAGATTCATGACAGCGATCAGGACACAAGCGCATATGGGAAGCAGGCCGATCCGGGTTGTCCAATGGGCGACAGGAACGGTAGGCAAGGCCGCAATGCGTGCCGTCATCACGCACCCGAAACTCGAACTGGTGGGCGTGAAGGTATATGCCTCCGCCAAGGAGGGCAAGGACGCCGGCGAATTATGCAACATGCCTGCCACGGGCGTTCTGGCGGTCAGCAAACTTGCTGATATCCTGGCCTTGAAACCCGATTGCCTCCTCTACATGCCTGAGAGCACCGATCTGGACGATGTCTGCGCGCTTCTGGAAGGCGGCATCAATATCTCTTCGACCCGAGCGGAGTTCTTCAATCCCGCAGCAATGGCGCCTGAAATGCGTGAACGCATCGAACGGGCCTGCCGGATCGGCCAAAGCTCCATTCATAGCAGTGGGAGCAGTCCGGGTTTCATCACGGAGGCGTTGCCTCTCACCCTTCTGTCCCTTTCTCGTCGCCTCGACCTTCTCACCATTGAAGAATTCGCCAACTGCATCGATGGCTGCTCCGAAGAAATGCTGATGCAGATCATGGGTTTTGGTGAGACGCCCGAGAATTTCAGGGCAAGGATATTTTCGGAGCGCGATCAGGTCTTCAATCATTCGCTGTCGGCGCTGGCCAAGGCCATCGGTATTGAGATCGATCGGTTTGAAGTGCGTTCGGAAATTGCGCTGGCCAGGGAGCCTACCAAACTGCACCAGTCAACAATCGCTGCGGGATCGGTCGGCGGGCAACGGATGATAACGACCGGCTATCGCAAAGATCGGCCCATCATGCGTTTCCAGTGCACCTGGTTCGTTACGCCGGACCTCCAACCCTCCTGGCCATTGCAGGCGGATGGCTGGCGCATAAATATCGAAGGAGATACGCCGCTCGATATCAGCATAGGCTTCCCGATCGCACCGGACCAGCGCGCGCAGATATTGCCCAACCTCACCGCCCATCGCCCCGTCAACGCGGTGGAGGCGATATGCGCCGCGCAGGCGGGCATTCTGACGACTGCGGAACTTCCTCAAATTCTCGCATATGTTGCATGA
- a CDS encoding TonB-dependent receptor, producing MPARYVTPFQRKGRQKLSHVIATVFGLATAQAHAQDQAPNAMPQREDANIVVTADRTGSFGADYVQAGTFRDARLLDTPLTVAIMTKELLEAQQAQSILDAVRNTPGVTQAQINSSIYSNLAIRGITLSNFTNVRWNGILPVVNLVEQPIESKDRIEVLKGAAGLYYGFATPSGIVNLVTERPASASITRVDIQGDSNGSIGAGFDISRRLGTIGLRINAGSSLIETGVRRTSGERNFVTGAFDWKPVDSFEILLDAEYIYKSITEPTEFSLPAAVNGVIAIPPLQSSSKNLGGEWMQGKGWETNLLARANYDFAPGWRLSAAIGQSYLTRDRSYSSFGGYDLATGNGTVTVAMTHGNDYRNVIYRGDISGTFRTGPIEHNLLVGVSYITRDSNVPTAVRYSFAQNLFNPGIIPQRPTPPRIIANPSRVEDLGIYVFDRASLGEWLQATIGYRKTDYRDVSRTTSYQIKPGTWSYGLMLKPTAWASLYANHIEGLEPGPIAQQIANNAGDILPAAISKQQEAGVKIEAMDGLLLTGAWFHIKRPSAYLNSANFFVQDAEAVYEGAEFSAVGELTRNLSVTASAVALNAEQKSGNAAVIGKKIENVAKFSGSLFFEYRVPMVEGLRVSGGVFHVGRRAANALNQAFVPGYNIFDLGASYSFDLLGSQTTLRIYGTNITGKRYWASTGSSLLAQGLPASIKIMLSTRL from the coding sequence GTGCCTGCCCGTTACGTTACGCCGTTCCAGAGGAAGGGACGGCAGAAGCTTTCCCACGTCATCGCGACCGTCTTCGGCCTCGCCACAGCGCAGGCTCATGCCCAGGACCAGGCTCCGAACGCCATGCCGCAACGGGAAGACGCCAATATCGTGGTAACGGCGGACCGCACCGGCAGTTTCGGCGCCGATTATGTGCAGGCAGGCACGTTCCGCGATGCGCGGCTTTTAGACACGCCTTTGACCGTGGCGATCATGACCAAGGAGCTACTCGAAGCGCAGCAGGCCCAATCGATCCTGGACGCCGTCCGCAACACGCCCGGTGTCACGCAGGCGCAGATCAATTCCAGCATTTATTCCAATCTGGCGATCCGCGGCATTACGCTCAGCAATTTCACCAATGTCCGCTGGAATGGCATCCTGCCCGTAGTCAATCTGGTAGAGCAGCCCATTGAGAGCAAGGACCGGATCGAGGTTCTGAAGGGCGCTGCGGGGCTATATTACGGCTTTGCCACGCCTTCCGGCATCGTCAATCTCGTGACCGAACGGCCTGCCTCTGCCTCTATCACCCGCGTCGATATCCAGGGCGACAGCAATGGTTCGATCGGGGCTGGATTCGACATCAGCCGCCGCCTGGGGACGATAGGGCTGCGCATCAATGCAGGATCGTCACTGATCGAAACCGGCGTTCGCCGGACCAGTGGCGAGCGTAATTTCGTAACCGGCGCGTTCGACTGGAAACCCGTCGACAGTTTCGAAATCCTGCTGGACGCGGAATATATCTACAAGTCGATAACCGAACCAACCGAGTTCAGCCTGCCGGCCGCAGTCAACGGCGTAATCGCCATTCCACCATTACAATCTTCGTCCAAGAATCTGGGCGGTGAATGGATGCAGGGCAAGGGATGGGAAACCAACCTGCTGGCCCGCGCCAATTACGACTTCGCGCCCGGATGGCGCTTGTCCGCAGCGATCGGGCAATCCTATCTGACCCGCGATCGCAGCTATTCCTCCTTCGGCGGCTATGATCTGGCGACGGGCAACGGCACGGTTACAGTGGCGATGACCCACGGCAATGACTATAGGAATGTCATCTACCGGGGAGACATATCCGGTACATTCCGGACGGGGCCGATCGAGCATAATCTTCTGGTCGGCGTCTCCTACATTACGCGCGACAGCAATGTACCGACGGCCGTGCGGTACAGCTTCGCCCAGAACCTCTTCAATCCGGGCATCATTCCGCAGCGGCCCACCCCGCCGCGCATTATCGCCAATCCGTCGCGGGTCGAGGATCTGGGCATATATGTCTTTGATCGCGCGTCGCTCGGCGAATGGTTGCAGGCGACGATCGGCTACCGGAAGACGGATTATCGCGACGTAAGCCGCACCACCTCCTACCAGATCAAGCCCGGCACCTGGTCCTACGGACTGATGCTCAAACCCACCGCCTGGGCAAGCCTCTATGCCAATCATATCGAAGGCCTTGAGCCGGGGCCGATTGCCCAGCAGATCGCAAACAATGCGGGCGATATCCTGCCCGCCGCCATCAGCAAGCAGCAGGAAGCGGGCGTCAAGATTGAGGCAATGGACGGCCTGCTGCTAACGGGAGCATGGTTCCATATCAAACGCCCTTCCGCCTATCTCAACAGCGCCAATTTTTTCGTTCAGGACGCCGAAGCCGTTTATGAAGGCGCGGAGTTCAGCGCTGTGGGGGAGTTGACCCGGAACCTCTCCGTCACCGCCAGCGCCGTTGCGCTCAACGCCGAGCAGAAATCAGGCAATGCCGCGGTCATCGGCAAGAAGATCGAGAATGTCGCTAAATTCTCCGGTTCGCTTTTCTTCGAATATCGGGTGCCGATGGTCGAGGGGCTGCGCGTTTCGGGCGGGGTGTTCCATGTTGGCCGGCGGGCTGCGAATGCCCTCAACCAGGCCTTTGTACCCGGCTACAACATATTCGATCTGGGCGCGAGCTACAGCTTCGACCTGCTGGGCAGCCAGACGACGCTTCGGATCTATGGCACCAATATCACCGGCAAGCGCTATTGGGCATCGACCGGGTCGAGCTTGCTGGCGCAGGGGCTGCCTGCCTCGATCAAGATTATGCTATCGACCCGATTGTGA
- a CDS encoding SDR family NAD(P)-dependent oxidoreductase has translation MTKDRVVVVTGGASGIGLGVCRLFARKGHPVAMLDIQEAALETESAILRAEGAKILTRKVDVSDRESVEEAYAAIRQELGPIAIVIANAGISEGIPFDDISVATWQRMIDINLTGVFHTVQAALPDMREARWGRIITISSQAAQSGAMDRAHYAAAKSGVIGLTRSLARELAAHGITVNTIPPSVVATPMAEQGIAAGTFPPLDVISQHIPIPRPGTPEDIAAACNYLASDGASYVTGQVLAVNGGMFIG, from the coding sequence ATGACCAAGGATAGAGTAGTCGTTGTGACCGGCGGAGCGTCCGGCATCGGGCTGGGGGTTTGCCGATTGTTCGCCCGAAAAGGGCATCCGGTTGCCATGCTCGATATACAGGAAGCGGCACTGGAAACGGAATCCGCGATCCTGCGCGCCGAGGGCGCGAAGATACTCACACGCAAGGTGGACGTCTCCGATCGCGAGAGTGTCGAAGAGGCCTATGCCGCGATCCGGCAGGAGTTGGGACCGATTGCGATCGTGATCGCCAATGCGGGCATATCGGAAGGCATTCCCTTTGACGATATATCGGTCGCAACCTGGCAGCGTATGATCGATATCAATCTGACCGGCGTGTTTCACACGGTACAGGCGGCCCTTCCCGACATGCGTGAGGCCAGATGGGGACGCATCATCACCATCTCTTCGCAGGCAGCCCAGTCGGGCGCCATGGATCGCGCGCATTATGCGGCGGCCAAGAGCGGCGTCATCGGCCTCACCCGATCGCTGGCACGCGAACTGGCGGCGCATGGCATCACGGTCAACACCATTCCCCCTTCCGTTGTCGCTACGCCGATGGCCGAACAGGGTATCGCTGCCGGAACCTTTCCGCCCCTGGACGTAATTTCCCAGCACATCCCCATTCCGCGTCCCGGTACGCCCGAGGATATCGCGGCTGCATGCAACTATCTGGCTTCGGACGGCGCAAGCTATGTGACGGGCCAGGTGCTGGCGGTGAATGGCGGCATGTTCATCGGCTGA
- a CDS encoding SDR family oxidoreductase: MAIPDVSAHSLPALYSLTDRAAVVTGAAWGLGKATARRLAEAGASVLIADIDGEAATATAKELSEQFDTRVKAVQMDAGDPDAIRSAVETAVREFGKIDIWVNNAGIPSFTPLLDLEDSEFDRVLAINLRGTFVGAREAARCMIEAGRAGVIVNIASLAGVMGISPGQAAYCGSKHGVVGLTRQMSIELAPHGIRVLGVAPGFSVTEKTMFLTELDDEALSLIPIPGIGGSRLGRVGVSDDIARAVLFCASDMSLFMTGSTLLLDGGIAA; this comes from the coding sequence ATGGCAATTCCCGACGTCTCTGCGCACTCTCTCCCGGCGCTATATTCTCTGACTGACCGCGCCGCAGTCGTGACCGGGGCCGCTTGGGGACTGGGCAAAGCGACGGCGCGCCGTCTCGCGGAAGCGGGCGCATCTGTCCTCATTGCGGATATTGACGGGGAGGCGGCTACCGCCACCGCCAAAGAATTGAGCGAGCAATTTGATACCCGCGTAAAGGCCGTGCAAATGGATGCGGGGGATCCCGATGCTATCAGGAGTGCGGTGGAAACGGCCGTCAGGGAATTTGGCAAGATCGACATCTGGGTGAATAACGCAGGCATCCCTTCCTTCACGCCGCTGCTCGACCTTGAAGATTCCGAATTTGATCGAGTCCTGGCGATCAACCTGAGGGGCACGTTCGTCGGCGCTCGCGAGGCGGCTCGCTGCATGATCGAGGCCGGCCGGGCAGGCGTGATCGTCAACATTGCGTCCCTGGCTGGCGTTATGGGGATTTCTCCTGGGCAGGCCGCCTATTGCGGTTCGAAACATGGGGTTGTGGGCCTGACCCGTCAGATGTCGATTGAGCTGGCGCCCCATGGAATCCGGGTGCTCGGGGTGGCGCCTGGTTTTTCTGTAACCGAAAAGACGATGTTTCTCACCGAACTGGATGACGAGGCACTGAGTCTAATCCCCATCCCCGGTATCGGCGGCAGCCGGTTGGGGAGGGTTGGCGTGTCCGATGATATTGCGCGCGCCGTCCTTTTTTGCGCATCGGACATGTCGCTCTTCATGACCGGCAGCACTTTGCTGCTGGATGGGGGCATAGCGGCATAG
- a CDS encoding 2Fe-2S iron-sulfur cluster-binding protein — protein MPEIIVTDRAGKQATIAATSDRTVMETIRDAGFDDMVALCGGCCSCATCHVYVDPEFIDLLAPISEDENDLLDTSPHRNERSRLACQVQLTDSLSGLRVTIAPED, from the coding sequence ATGCCGGAAATCATTGTGACCGATCGCGCGGGAAAGCAGGCGACCATAGCCGCAACCTCCGACCGAACGGTGATGGAAACAATCAGGGATGCCGGATTCGACGATATGGTCGCCTTATGCGGCGGGTGCTGCTCCTGCGCGACATGCCATGTCTATGTCGATCCGGAATTTATCGATCTGCTTGCCCCCATCAGCGAGGACGAAAATGATCTTCTCGATACCTCGCCACATCGTAATGAGCGGTCACGCCTTGCATGCCAGGTACAGCTGACCGACTCCCTGTCCGGATTGCGCGTGACGATCGCTCCCGAGGACTGA
- a CDS encoding cytochrome P450, whose product MKALEERDYFTDYEILKDPYSFFEAVRAHGPIYQPPGKDYLIVTGFDETLEVLKNTTDFSAIIGLQGAAAPLPFEPAGPDIAAQVEAHRDRFLGGDLLVNYDDEIHTKMRSLLNRLFTPSRLKANEQFIQAYSDEIARTITAKGGCELIKEVATPFVTLVVADLLGVPAADRQMFMDVIEAAPPPGSLEAGENDFSSPNHPLVVMGSYFANYIQDRRQNPQQDILTEFAHSTFPDGSEPDMLELVKMATFLFGAGQDTSAKLLGNSIRFITDQPGLQDRLRADPSLIPQLLEEVLRLEGSTKQTARLARRDTRIGDRVVPAGTKILVALAAANRDPRRWTNPSQFELDRPKIKEHVAFGRGKHVCAGAPLARVEVRVILEKILAYTANIDLDEEKHGPRGQRNLDFEPSFIIRGLSELHVKLTPAPGINLAIDHSSAIMAPQSAPTATQPTGAAAFSTAKTKIGDLLTNPSTLAVLDRHFPGMSQDKRIAMAKGMTLRSVQKFAPGQFSDAALDAVDADLAAI is encoded by the coding sequence ATGAAAGCACTGGAAGAGCGCGACTATTTTACCGATTATGAGATATTGAAGGACCCTTATTCCTTTTTTGAAGCCGTCCGCGCTCACGGCCCGATCTATCAACCACCCGGCAAGGATTATCTGATCGTCACCGGCTTTGACGAGACGCTCGAGGTGCTGAAGAACACGACCGATTTCTCGGCGATCATCGGCTTGCAAGGCGCAGCAGCCCCCTTGCCCTTCGAGCCGGCGGGACCCGATATTGCCGCCCAGGTTGAAGCCCATCGCGACCGGTTCCTCGGCGGTGATCTCCTTGTCAATTATGATGACGAGATCCACACGAAGATGCGCTCGCTCCTCAATCGCTTGTTCACGCCATCGCGGCTGAAGGCCAATGAACAATTCATCCAGGCCTATTCCGACGAAATCGCACGGACGATCACTGCCAAGGGCGGATGCGAACTCATCAAAGAAGTCGCCACGCCGTTCGTCACGCTCGTCGTTGCAGATCTGCTGGGTGTTCCGGCTGCCGATCGCCAGATGTTCATGGATGTCATCGAAGCCGCGCCGCCGCCAGGAAGCCTTGAGGCGGGAGAAAATGATTTCAGTTCGCCCAACCATCCCTTGGTCGTGATGGGGAGCTATTTTGCCAATTATATCCAGGACCGCCGACAAAATCCGCAGCAGGATATCCTGACAGAATTCGCCCATTCGACGTTCCCGGACGGTAGCGAGCCGGACATGCTGGAACTGGTCAAGATGGCGACTTTCCTCTTCGGCGCGGGGCAGGACACCAGCGCCAAGCTTCTCGGCAACTCCATTCGCTTTATCACGGACCAGCCTGGCCTGCAGGATCGGCTCCGCGCCGATCCTTCCCTCATTCCCCAACTGCTCGAAGAAGTATTGCGTCTCGAAGGATCGACGAAACAGACCGCACGCCTGGCGCGCCGCGACACGCGCATCGGGGACAGGGTCGTTCCGGCCGGCACGAAGATCCTGGTGGCGCTGGCGGCAGCGAACAGAGATCCTCGCCGCTGGACCAATCCCAGCCAGTTCGAACTGGATCGCCCCAAGATCAAGGAACATGTCGCCTTCGGCCGTGGCAAGCATGTCTGTGCCGGCGCGCCATTGGCCCGCGTTGAAGTGCGGGTGATCCTGGAGAAGATCCTCGCCTATACCGCCAATATCGACCTTGACGAGGAGAAGCATGGGCCACGCGGTCAGCGCAACCTCGACTTCGAACCGAGCTTCATCATCCGGGGCCTGTCCGAGTTGCATGTCAAGCTCACCCCCGCTCCAGGGATAAATCTGGCGATCGACCATTCGAGCGCAATCATGGCTCCGCAATCAGCGCCGACTGCGACGCAGCCGACCGGAGCAGCCGCTTTCTCCACCGCCAAGACGAAGATTGGCGACCTGCTCACCAATCCATCGACATTGGCCGTCCTGGATCGCCATTTCCCGGGCATGAGCCAAGACAAGCGCATCGCCATGGCGAAAGGTATGACGCTTCGTTCCGTGCAGAAATTTGCCCCCGGCCAGTTCAGCGATGCGGCGCTGGACGCCGTCGATGCGGACCTTGCGGCCATCTAA
- the cobF gene encoding precorrin-6A synthase (deacetylating), with protein MIDLHLIGIGTGNPDHLTVQAMRAMNEADLILLPRKGSAKSDLIDLRRTICTAVLTQPVRVVEFDLPVRDASGDYLGGVNDWHDAIARAWTDQIAVHLPHGGRLALLVWGDPSLYDSSLRIAQRLQRAGLAIGRVQVVPGITSLQALTAAHAIPLNNLGAPVIITTGRLLRTHGWPDGADSVAVMLDEGCAFETLAPDGVHIWWGAYLGMKQEVLAAGPLDRTGPHIAALRARERDRNGWIMDIYMMRKGGAISV; from the coding sequence ATGATCGATCTCCATCTCATCGGCATCGGCACCGGCAATCCCGATCATCTAACGGTTCAGGCTATGCGGGCGATGAATGAGGCCGACCTCATACTCCTGCCCCGCAAGGGAAGCGCCAAGTCCGATCTCATCGATCTGCGCCGCACCATCTGTACGGCCGTGCTGACCCAGCCGGTGCGGGTGGTGGAGTTCGACCTGCCGGTGCGGGATGCGTCCGGCGATTATCTGGGCGGTGTCAACGACTGGCATGATGCCATCGCGCGGGCCTGGACGGATCAGATCGCGGTCCATCTTCCCCATGGCGGCAGGCTGGCGCTGCTCGTCTGGGGCGATCCTTCGCTATATGACAGCAGCCTGCGCATCGCGCAGCGGCTGCAACGCGCGGGCCTGGCGATCGGGCGGGTACAGGTCGTGCCGGGCATCACCAGCCTCCAGGCGCTCACCGCCGCCCACGCCATTCCTCTCAACAATCTGGGTGCGCCGGTCATCATCACGACAGGGCGGTTGCTGCGGACGCATGGGTGGCCGGACGGAGCGGACAGCGTAGCCGTGATGCTGGACGAAGGATGCGCGTTTGAGACGCTGGCTCCCGATGGCGTCCATATCTGGTGGGGCGCCTATCTCGGCATGAAACAGGAGGTGCTTGCCGCCGGGCCGCTGGACCGGACCGGTCCCCATATCGCGGCGCTGCGCGCGCGCGAGCGGGACCGGAATGGTTGGATCATGGATATCTACATGATGAGAAAAGGCGGCGCGATCTCAGTATGA
- a CDS encoding TetR/AcrR family transcriptional regulator, translating to MKAKKTIQKAPAKRDSQSHNISDTESHRFPAVLSSRGLDPRQVRSAEALRRALLDLLAMKPFDQITIREICARAGVHNATFFRHHTDKEALLNHIAQEEIGHLVAFSLPEGHRLDGYRALCEYVEAHRSLWRSLLTGGAGGAMREELMRVSKALTTDFQAYRSWLPQELSIICSTTLIVETISWWLTQDESRYSVEQIAEILDELVQSAIMAPRSSGSDV from the coding sequence GTGAAAGCCAAGAAGACCATCCAGAAGGCACCTGCGAAGCGCGACTCGCAGTCGCACAATATAAGCGACACGGAGTCGCATAGATTTCCCGCAGTCCTTTCGTCAAGAGGCCTCGACCCTCGACAGGTTCGTAGCGCTGAGGCGCTGCGCCGGGCGTTGCTCGATCTGCTGGCGATGAAACCCTTCGACCAGATCACGATACGCGAAATCTGCGCCAGGGCTGGCGTCCATAATGCCACTTTCTTCCGGCATCACACCGACAAAGAAGCGCTGCTCAACCATATCGCCCAGGAAGAGATCGGCCATCTGGTCGCCTTTTCCCTTCCTGAAGGGCATCGGCTGGATGGCTATCGCGCCCTTTGCGAATATGTCGAAGCGCATCGATCGCTATGGCGCTCATTGCTGACCGGAGGGGCGGGCGGCGCGATGCGGGAGGAGTTGATGCGCGTCTCAAAGGCCCTGACTACCGACTTCCAGGCCTATCGAAGCTGGCTGCCACAAGAGCTTTCGATCATCTGCAGCACCACCCTTATCGTCGAAACCATTTCCTGGTGGCTCACACAAGATGAAAGCCGCTATTCTGTAGAACAAATTGCCGAAATTCTGGATGAGTTGGTCCAATCCGCAATCATGGCGCCACGAAGTTCCGGCTCAGATGTATAA
- a CDS encoding TonB-dependent receptor: protein MKAFHAAHLGVSLTAMLVATPLLAQPATPEPESARAPIMADIIVQARRREEDVQDVPGVIDAVTAAQIDKLNLRSFNDVQALVPGLELSSNANGIGANAKLRGINFDINASGNNPTVEFYFNDAPITAGAIIQQMYDIGQIEVQRGPQGTLRGRASPSGSITVSARKPDLYGYGAYVDLTANDIGTMNAKGAVNIPIIEGVLGLRAAGVWDENEGDRVRAAHNPDPRSTTTSGRISAIAKPIDWLSFEGTYQYLKRNAQSYDQAISFSEANPDAVPSPIRITAEDRLSLQERPRPIHQRFDIYNWRAEAGQIGQRLIYQGQHYTQKLYSADNFDDAIFFPGSVVDQVTHTRAKATSHEIRLQNEERVFDFLDYVVGVFDYKNRSQTNLTTPTVVRLPVIFGGGVAQIVNTPISRPTDEHERSFFGNLTAHISRNTEISGGLRRIDYNFTGNFSVGGQVIDAQERDEGKLIYNASVKHNFTPDFMVYASTGSSWRPGLTAIGDFNLAPSALEKSFVHVPPESSKSYEIGFKSTLLGGRAQFNLTAYHQKFKNFPYRSPTGVFYVNTVAVTDASGSVTGVSQQVGQFNFVAPVPVEVNGVEADFNVAIGSRLNIGANASYSLGKIKDGVIACNDLNGDGIPDVTTGTPSLAALQAAVGTDNLSTCRTNQRSAFLSPASATLQTEYRIPVSTATESYLRGLFSYSGKSQGDPTNPFDDVRDYGLLNLYAGFRGKDGMWEISFFAKNIFNTTKVSARTNPYFTSYQQLGFAGQFNNGVPVFTGPTGASATSTYTGGTLTPPREFGVNLRFAFGTR, encoded by the coding sequence ATGAAAGCATTTCATGCCGCGCACCTGGGTGTCAGCCTGACCGCCATGCTGGTCGCAACGCCGCTCTTGGCCCAACCGGCGACACCGGAACCGGAGAGCGCCAGAGCACCAATAATGGCCGACATCATTGTGCAGGCCCGTCGGCGCGAAGAGGATGTTCAGGACGTTCCTGGCGTTATCGATGCCGTGACCGCCGCGCAGATCGACAAGCTCAACCTGCGCAGTTTCAACGACGTTCAGGCCCTGGTGCCGGGCCTGGAACTTTCCTCCAATGCAAACGGCATCGGCGCCAATGCCAAGCTGCGCGGCATCAATTTCGATATCAACGCCAGCGGCAATAATCCAACGGTGGAATTCTACTTTAACGACGCCCCTATTACTGCGGGCGCCATCATTCAGCAAATGTATGATATCGGGCAAATCGAAGTGCAGCGGGGGCCGCAAGGGACATTACGCGGGCGGGCCTCGCCTTCGGGTTCCATCACCGTCAGCGCCAGGAAACCCGATCTTTACGGTTACGGCGCCTATGTCGACCTGACAGCGAACGACATCGGCACGATGAATGCGAAAGGCGCGGTCAACATTCCGATCATCGAAGGCGTCCTGGGGCTTCGCGCAGCCGGTGTATGGGACGAGAATGAAGGCGATCGCGTTCGCGCCGCGCACAATCCGGACCCGCGTTCGACCACGACCAGCGGCCGGATCAGTGCCATCGCCAAACCTATCGACTGGCTCAGCTTCGAGGGCACCTATCAATATCTAAAGCGCAATGCGCAAAGCTATGACCAGGCGATATCCTTTAGCGAAGCCAATCCTGATGCGGTGCCCAGCCCAATACGCATCACTGCGGAAGATCGCCTGTCCCTTCAGGAACGCCCACGCCCTATCCATCAGCGCTTTGATATCTACAATTGGCGCGCGGAAGCCGGTCAGATAGGGCAGCGCCTGATTTATCAGGGACAACATTATACGCAAAAGCTCTATTCGGCGGACAATTTCGATGACGCCATTTTCTTCCCGGGAAGCGTTGTCGATCAGGTGACGCATACTCGCGCCAAGGCCACTTCACACGAAATCCGCCTACAGAACGAGGAGCGTGTTTTCGACTTCCTCGACTATGTCGTCGGTGTCTTCGACTATAAGAACAGATCACAAACCAATCTCACTACGCCCACGGTGGTGCGCCTGCCTGTCATCTTCGGTGGGGGAGTCGCACAGATCGTCAATACTCCAATCTCGCGCCCCACCGATGAGCATGAACGGTCCTTCTTCGGAAACCTCACCGCCCATATCAGCAGGAATACCGAGATTTCAGGCGGGCTTCGCCGGATCGATTATAACTTCACAGGCAATTTCAGTGTTGGCGGCCAGGTCATCGACGCACAGGAGCGCGACGAAGGGAAGTTGATCTACAATGCTTCCGTAAAGCATAATTTCACGCCCGATTTCATGGTTTATGCCAGCACGGGCAGTTCATGGCGGCCCGGCCTCACGGCCATAGGCGACTTCAATCTGGCGCCGTCCGCACTGGAGAAATCCTTCGTCCATGTGCCGCCCGAAAGCTCAAAATCCTACGAAATCGGCTTCAAGAGCACGCTTCTTGGCGGGCGGGCGCAGTTCAATCTAACCGCCTATCACCAGAAGTTCAAAAACTTCCCCTACCGCTCACCGACCGGCGTCTTCTACGTCAACACGGTCGCCGTGACCGATGCGTCAGGAAGCGTGACAGGCGTCAGCCAGCAAGTGGGACAATTCAACTTCGTGGCGCCGGTCCCCGTCGAAGTGAACGGGGTTGAGGCCGACTTCAATGTCGCAATCGGCAGCCGCCTGAACATAGGGGCAAATGCAAGCTATTCGCTCGGCAAGATCAAGGACGGCGTGATAGCCTGCAACGATCTCAACGGAGACGGCATTCCCGATGTAACCACAGGAACGCCCAGCCTCGCCGCGCTTCAGGCCGCCGTGGGAACCGACAATCTTTCAACCTGTCGTACGAACCAGCGTTCCGCCTTTCTGTCGCCAGCCAGCGCGACCCTCCAGACGGAATATCGCATCCCCGTTTCGACAGCGACCGAAAGCTATCTGCGCGGGCTATTCTCCTACAGTGGAAAGTCGCAGGGCGATCCCACAAATCCGTTCGACGATGTCCGCGACTATGGCCTGCTCAATCTCTATGCAGGCTTTCGGGGGAAGGACGGAATGTGGGAGATATCCTTCTTCGCCAAGAATATCTTCAATACGACCAAGGTGTCGGCACGTACCAACCCCTATTTCACCTCTTATCAACAGTTGGGCTTCGCGGGCCAGTTCAATAATGGCGTCCCGGTTTTCACCGGTCCAACTGGCGCTTCGGCCACGAGCACCTACACCGGCGGCACGTTGACGCCACCGCGGGAATTTGGGGTCAACTTACGCTTCGCCTTTGGAACCCGATAA